In Carassius gibelio isolate Cgi1373 ecotype wild population from Czech Republic chromosome B4, carGib1.2-hapl.c, whole genome shotgun sequence, one DNA window encodes the following:
- the LOC127956078 gene encoding nuclear apoptosis-inducing factor 1-like, with protein sequence MAKASGKKRKFTESELEVLLSEVETRKHILFGTLSSGINNKRKKYEWESLAEAVNAVGSESRTVNELKKKWSDIKVDVKRRTAAHRQSVGRTGSGKGVDELTPFEQRVASIMGDTLLSGVVSSAVGDSDLQDCDEDPYGATAETSTSQEGHSESAPPEQPAPTVPSVSSALPSADARPSGRVLTHAVLESQQQIIMAIGEINSHLKNITDALTDISHSLKELVKK encoded by the exons ATGGCTAAGGCAAGCGGCAAGAAACGAAAGTTTACTGAAAGTGAATTGGAGGTGCTACTATCGGAGGTAGAGActagaaaacatattttatttggaacGTTGTCCTCTGGAATtaataacaaaaggaaaaaatatgagtgggagagtttggcTGAAGCCGTCAATGCAGTGGGATCTGAAAGTCGCACTGTAAATGAGCTTAAAAAGAAATGGTCTGATATAAAGGTGGACGTTAAACGGAGAACTGCTGCGCACCGACAAAGTGTGGGCAGGACAGGCAGTGGTAAAGGGGTCGATGAACTTACACCCTTTGAGCAGAGAGTTGCCTCAATTATGGGTGACACTTTACTCTCTGGAGTAGTATCTTCTGCTGTGGGAGACTCCGATTTACAGGATTGCGACGAAG acCCATATGGCGCAACAGCCGAAACATCCACTTCCCAGGAGGGGCACTCGGAGTCCGCCCCTCCTGAGCAGCCAGCGCCCACTGTGCCCAGCGTTTCCAGTGCTCTCCCCAGTGCTGACGCCCGTCCGTCTGGTCGCGTCTTGACACATGCTGTTTTGGAGTCACAACAGCAAATCATTATGGCCATCGGGGAAATTAACAGTCACCTGAAAAATATCACTGACGCACTCACAGACATAAGCCACTCATTAAAGGAATTGGTCAAAAAGTGA
- the LOC127956020 gene encoding putative nuclease HARBI1, giving the protein MAMAALALLEDIANGRIRRERVFRDHNDFLAQDDDWLISRFRFPRAVLLELCAELGPNLERETMRSHAIPVPLQVLTTLGFLATGSFQRELADRSGISQSSLSRAMPVVWDGIIRMSARYIRFPYDAFDQPNIKMQFAAIAGFPNVIGAIDCTHIAIKAPSEEEFAYVNRKHFHSINVQIICDAQMRLTNIVARWPGSTHDSYILTNSMVGMRLQAGRVRDGWLLGDRGYPLKTWLLTPLTNPQTDRERRYNNAHSRTRSVVERAIGQLKCRWRCLDRTGGMLLYRPDKVCRIVLACGVLHNVAHRHGIPLGEVAAPPDDPDPGPIYVQPNQQAVHARQHVIATI; this is encoded by the exons ATGGCAATGGCAGCGTTGGCCTTATTAGAGGACATTGCTAATGGCAGAATCAGAAGAGAACGAGTTTTTAGGGACCACAATGATTTTCTGGCCCAGGATGATGACTGGCTTATCAGCCGTTTCAGATTTCCAAGGGCTGTCCTCTTGGAGCTCTGTGCTGAGTTGGGTCCGAatctagagagagagacaatgaggAGCCACGCAATACCCGTTCCCTTGCAGGTGCTGACAACACTTGGTTTCCTGGCAACTGGTTCTTTCCAAAGGGAACTGGCAGACCGCTCAGGAATAAGCCAGTCGTCTTTGAGCCGGGCAATGCCAGTGGTATGGGACGGGATCATCCGCATGTCTGCCAGGTATATCAGGTTCCCATATGATGCATTTGACCagccaaacattaaaatgcaatttgcagCGATAGCCGGTTTTCCTAATGTTATCGGAGCGATCGACTGCACACACATTGCTATAAAGGCGCCATCTGAAGAAGAATTTGCATATGTGAATCGGAAACATTTCCATTCAATAAATGTGCAGATAATATGTGATGCACAAATGCGCCTAACAAATATTGTGGCAAGGTGGCCTGGGTCAACCCATGATTCATACATCCTTACAAACAGCATGGTTGGGATGAGGCTCCAAGCTggcagggtgcgtgatgggtggcTTCTTG GAGACCGCGGTTATCCACTAAAGACGTGGCTTTTAACCCCCCTCACCAACCCACAAACTGACCGAGAGCGCAGATACAATAATGCCCATTCTCGCACTCGTTCAGTTGTAGAGCGGGCGATTGGGCAGCTGAAATGTCGGTGGCGCTGCCTTGACAGGACTGGGGGGATGTTGTTATACCGCCCTGACAAGGTGTGCCGCATTGTGCTGGCCTGTGGTGTGCTGCACAATGTCGCGCATAGGCATGGCATACCACTTGGTGAGGTGGCAGCACCGCCAGATGACCCCGACCCAGGACCAATTTATGTGCAGCCCAACCAACAAGCCGTTCATGCCCGCCAACATGTGATTGCGACAATATAA